The Bombus vancouverensis nearcticus chromosome 9, iyBomVanc1_principal, whole genome shotgun sequence genome includes a window with the following:
- the kto gene encoding mediator complex subunit kohtalo isoform X1, with amino-acid sequence MMGILYEKRPLKRPKLGPPDVYPQEPKQKEDELTSTNVKLGFATMPQMSEEFGTARHCNVTAAKVGAYFNAILAKKEELSTMPDTARKRQQINPKDNFWPVTARTKNGIEAWFKDLSGCKPLIALAKKAPNFNKKEEIFMMLCEYQVPMLRAAWFIKLSSAYTVAVSEAKIKKRQLPDPTTEWTGTLIKFLKDQLSKLQEYYYINNNTTNSTSSNGIANNSCSGNNTGNNNNNNNNNNNVSNNVNNNNNGVSNNQPATPNSSNQVATGNTMNEEHKLALKQWHYCIQLAKYMFEEGLLDRQELLQWILELLDKIKSSPSENGILKLLLPLALQYLEEFVQSELLARRLAYLCCRKLAHMCSNVETNGNPQSPSINKSDVNSGKDTAIANQVQNPLTAAFNDYLSCPHHRDVVYSLSTIIQVITLECPTALVWNSVGEGKAPSVLNGSPLDYLPCPPTALPCPPVSATNPTIKQLKIAQKNIRARSQAAEGKWSCDKWQQSSAGITTTKVLAALDALDRHSFDRMDSTNSLDTLYAKIFTSPPKDNTNERDTKTEYNPQQDSAVVEILCEWAVSAERWGEHRAMAVAKLLEKRQSEVTGETNDNDDKDSICSNGNPPVLPIFQSLLMKFLDMDAPVLDNTTTQSKVQFTNLVHLFSELIRHDVFSHDAYMCTLISRGDLIQGRISFLQIFLPSITVDTYFTILFYLGPVASKPGTPSNREQIDEDSLFTGIDLKPTKLEVPDHGRTMDYDDSKIDDDLDKLLQHIKEDQQNSMDAPDSPKEDALAGHGTQEGLDSKIPSSHSRHLLYTTHFPLPQDETCSQHDCNQRHVLLYGVGRVRDDARHIVKKMTKEVCKLFGKKFSIDVAEGGKVKKHSRSEFNFEAITLKFQNLSYFDQHVVTWQCATQVIEMLNTFALAGSSYLPVQEHVAFLFDLMELALNIYGLIDVCIQILKELPEVETQLGIRNSQLVRSYTTSLSLYVVGVLRRYHCCLLLSPEQTTAVFDLLCKVVKHVSNPSDCSSAERCVLAHLYDLYSSCSLLKTKPHGVEAFSNAYPKIRTALYSTLQPTTSSHVYNSQFMVDVFTSPRRGGKIEPQWARQLNETPANRYSFVCNAIVAVCSETDNDKLNDIAITCAELTACCNALNAEWLGVLMALCCSSNSSAFYIDVLNQVDVQDLSIHNSLAVFTSILIARHCFSLEDFVVHIALPSLVKACNEGRGDADMEAEAGARLTCHLLLRLFKTVECPQPALYSVSTSPHPLPNGNSRGYSIKLSCDRHLLAAAHNNIRVGPVLAVLKAILVVADATAGKQPPKKPDVPINHSNKAGGPASVGVGVGVTTGGPSELSISHILGTSDILGGGDDLGLDLAISSSSSSAGMTTENVKGLSDFAQHVLRQICSQEWVLERCLQNPEELCHPDMLLDNMLTPRQAQRLLHMICYPETSTDAFIDQKTHITNILENLEQWSLRMSWLDLQLMYKQFPPGSSDLSQWLDTVAKAAIDVFQLNTMSSKPDKRSGSIWLVAPLVSKLPSAVQGRVLKVAGQVLESGNWSKTATGRERSRSKSPSLFNHQPFLSLVLTCLKGQDDQREGLLMSLHSQLSQFLNISKEEKNFVTEDPKTREVLQDALQLRFSLVGGVFDTIQRNTTATTDWAILLVQLVSYGVIDLNNNSGLFTTVIDMLATLIHSTLVSDSQSEKDENKKHYQNLMKKLKKELGDRNSPSIRYVRQLLPLPKLTMEVITCEPVGCLTDTKGNKIAGFDSIDKKQGLQVCDSQRVSAWEVLEGHKNPAPISWAWFRAVRLERKPLTYQNAHKLLRYHTHSQIRPPSHYLEPPPLPPEDLEPDKKESEPGKADTPMSIDSPGRVTGSVGSSGVGNAITNGKGKAMKTRKHRKNRGAATPTTPVSQQIQQPPNQLQQMSFGNQQIPVSQQPGMFTGQPPQHQQPWYTNQQTHAPAQPYGYGQQLPPTPVGPRYDRPGMNNQSKQALSHMLRLRLPSNQLISSQQQANAAPVAGPGAFQGMQRQQFIRQQLRAQHGAPNINPQQGMFASQQQQQQPQQQGIYTGMQQGMNQNYAGYGGQQMMPQQQQQQQQQQQAPQQAQQQQQLLQQQQQQQGLMNQQQNMMFSNQQQMMGPQRAQEYIPQQRMQPGATRPPYLQAPNVTMNTMGPMGGGVQSQPAPPYRQTSGKPGTVGVTGVGTTNVGLQQNQQFQQQQAINQQRMRQQMLAMQQQQQQAQQQQQAQQQQQQQGNAGGQQPTPQLVTHLQRHLSQPPQHYQHQPPPY; translated from the exons ATGATGGGAATATTGTATGAGAAAAGGCCACTAAAACGGCCTAAATTAGGGCCGCCGGACGTCTATCCTCAAGAACCTAAACAGAAAGAAGATGAACTTACGTCCACAAATGTCAAACTGGGCTTTGCCACAATGCCCCAGATGTCAGAGGAATTTGGGACAGCAAGACATTGTAATGTCACTGCTGCCAAAGTTGGAGCATATTTCAATGCAATTTTGGCTAAGAAAGAAGAGCTCTCTACGATGCCAGACACTGCAAGGAAACGACAACAAATCAATCCAAAAGATAATTTTTGGCCAGTAACTGCTAGAACAAAAAATGGCATTGAGGCCTggttcaaagatttgtctggaTGTAAACCATTGATAGCTCTTGCTAAGAAAGCTCCTAACTTcaataagaaagaagaaatattcaTGATGCTTTGTGAGTATCAAGTACCAATGCTTAGAGCAGCTTGGTTCATTAAACTTAGCTCTGCTTATACAGTAGCAGTTTCAGAAGCCAAAATAAAAAAGAGGCAGTTGCCTGACCCAACTACAG AATGGACAGGAACACTTATTAAATTCTTGAAGGATCAGCTTTCAAAACTACaggaatattattatataaataataatacaacaaATAGTACTAGTAGTAATGGTATTGCAAATAATTCTTGTAGTGGAAACAATACtggaaataacaataataataacaacaataacaataatgtcagtaataatgttaataataataataatggagTATCTAATAATCAGCCAGCTACACCAAATTCAAGTAACCAAGTAGCAACTGGAAATACTATGAACGAGGAACATAAATTAGCATTAAAACAATGGCATTATTGCATACAATTGGCAAAGTATATGTTTGAAGAAGGTTTATTAGATAGACAAGAATTATTACAATGGATTTTAGAATTATTAGATAAAATTAAATCTTCCCCTTCAGAAAATGGTATTTTGAAACTTTTGTTGCCATTGGCATTGCAGTATTTAGAGGAATTCGTGCAATCTGAATTATTAGCCAGACGTCTGGCATATTTGTGTTGCCGCAAATTGGCACATATGTGTAGTAACGTAGAAACCAATGGCAATCCACAAAGTCCGTCCATAAATAAAAGTGATGTTAACAGTGGGAAAGACACTGCCATTGCTAATCAAGTTCAAAATCCATTAACTGCTGCCTTTAATGACTATTTGTCTTGTCCACATCACAGGGATGTGGTTTATAGTTTGTCAACAATAATACAG GTTATAACACTAGAATGCCCTACTGCATTAGTGTGGAATAGCGTTGGCGAAGGAAAAGCTCCATCTGTATTAAATGGTTCTCCTTTAGATTATTTACCATGTCCCCCTACAGCTTTACCATGTCCACCTGTGAGTGCAACTAATCCTACAATAAAACAACTGAAAATTGCTCAAAAAAATATTCGAGCAAGATCTCAAGCTGCTGAAGGAAAATGGTCATGTGATAAGTGGCAGCAAAGCAGTGCTGGAATAACAACAACTAAAGTACTGGCAGCCTTAGATGCTTTAGATCGGCATAGTTTTGATAGAATGGATTCTACTAATTCGTTAGATACTTTGTATGCTAAAATATTTACATCACCTCCAAAAGATAATACCAATGAACGAGATACAAAAACGGAATATAATCCGCAACAAGATTCTGCTGTAGTTGAAATTCTATGTGAATGGGCAGTGAGCGCTGAAAGGTGGGGAGAGCATAGAGCAATGGCAGTTGCAAAGCTGCTGGAAAAACGGCAAAGTGAAGTTACTGGAGAAACGAACGATAACGATGATAAAGACAGTATCTGTAGTAATGGAAATCCACCTGTGCTCCCAATTTTTCAATCATTACTTATGAAATTCTTGGACATGGATGCCCCGGTACTAGATAATACAACAACTCAGTCAAAAGTTCAGTTCACGAATTTGGTTCACTTATTTTCAGAATTAATTAGACATGATGTATTTTCACATGACGCATACATGTGTACACTCATCTCAAGAGGAGATCTCATACAAGGTAGGATAagctttttacaaatttttctacCATCTATTACCGTAGATacatattttactattttattttatttaggcCCTGTGGCTAGCAAACCTGGAACTCCGAGTAATCGAGAACAAATAGACGAAGACAGCTTGTTTACTGGGATAGATTTAAAACCAACAAAATTAGAAGTACCAGATCACGGACGAACGATGGATTATGATGATAGTAAAATTGACGATGATTTAGATAAATTATTACAACACATCAAAGAGGATCAACAAAATAGCATGGATGCACCTGACAGTCCTAAAGAAGATGCATTAGCTGGGCATGGAACTCAAGAAGGATTAGATTCAAAAATACCATCGAGTCACAGTAGACATTTATTATATACAACGCATTTCCCTTTACCAcaa GATGAGACATGCAGTCAACATGACTGTAATCAACGACATGTATTACTGTATGGAGTAGGTCGCGTTAGAGACGACGCTAGACATATTGTTAAAAAAATGACGAAAGAAGTATGTAAATTATTCGGAAAAAAATTTAGCATTGACGTTGCAGAAGGTGGTAAAGTAAAGAAACATTCCCGAAGTGAATTCAACTTTGAAGCGATTACGCTAAAGTTTCAGAATCTCAGCTATTTCGATCAACACGTAGTGACGTGGCAATGCGCGACACAAGTTATAGAAATGTTGAATACATTTGCATTGGCTGGTTCGTCTTATTTGCCAGTCCAAGAACATGTAGCATTTCTATTTGATTTAATGGAATTAGCGTTAAATATATATGGCCTGATAGATGTTTGCATTCAAATACTAAAGGAATTACCAGAAGTTGAAACACAATTGGGAATTAGAAACAGTCAGCTTGTTAGAAGCTATACTACAAGTTTAAGTTTATATGTTGTAGGAGTATTAAGAAGATATCATTGTTGTTTGTTAT TATCTCCGGAACAAACAACAGCGGTATTCGATTTACTTTGTAAAGTTGTAAAGCATGTATCCAATCCTAGTGACTGTAGTTCTGCTGAACGATGTGTATTAGCGCATCTTTACGATTTATACTCGTCTTGTTCATTGCTGAAAACGAAACCACATGGAGTTGAAGCATTTAGCAATGCTTATCCTAAAATCCGAACGGCTCTTTACAGCACGTTACAACCAACAACATCGAGTCATGTGTATAATTCACAATTTATGGTAGACGTTTTTACCAGTCCAAGACGCGGTGGAAAAATCGAACCACAATGGGCTAGACAGTTAAACGAGACACCGGCTAATCGTTACAGTTTTGTTTGCAACGCAATAGTTGCAGTTTGCAGTGAAACGgataatgataaattaaatgacATTGCGATAACATGCGCGGAATTAACAGCTTGTTGCAATGCACTTAACGCCGAATGGCTCGGAGTCCTTATGGCACTTTGTTGTTCTTCAAATAGCTCCGCTTTTTATATTGACGTGTTAAATCAGGTTGATGTACAAGACCTAAGTATACATAACTCTCTGGCTGTATTCACGTCAATTTTAATtg cAAGACACTGCTTCTCATTGGAGGATTTTGTCGTGCATATAGCATTACCATCCTTAGTTAAAGCTTGTAATGAAGGTCGTGGAGACGCAGATATGGAAGCTGAAGCTGGAGCACGTTTAACGTGCCATTTGCTTCTACGGCTTTTCAAGACTGTCGAATGTCCCCAACCAGCGCTTTATTCCGTAAGCACAAGTCCTCACCCTCTACCGAATGGAAATTCCAGGGGTTACAGTATAAAATTAAGTTGTGATAGACACTTGCTGGCAGCTGCTCACAATAACATCAGGGTCGGTCCGGTTTTAGCTGTACTGAAAGCTATCTTAGTTGTCGCCGATGCAACTGCTGGTAAACAACCTCCAAAGAAACCAGATGTGCCGATAAATCATTCAAATAAAGCAGGAGGACCAGCTAGTGTTGGTGTTGGTGTTGGGGTAACTACAGGTGGACCAAGTGAATTGTCTATCAGTCATATCCTAGGTACCAGTGATATTCTAGGAGGTGGCGATGACTTGGGACTTGATCTAGCAATATCTTCATCTAGCAGCAGCGCTGGAATGACTACGGAAAATGTGAAAGGATTGTCAGACTTTGCACAACATGTCCTCAGACAAATCTGCAGCCAAGAGTGGGTTTTAGAAAGATGTTTACAAAACCCAGAAGAACTTTGTCATCCGGATATGTTACTCGATAACATGCTGACACCGCGTCAAGCTCAACGGTTACTTCATATGATCTGCTATCCGGAGACTTCTACAGACGCATTTATCGACCAGAAGACTCACATAACAAACATTTTGGAAAATCTGGAGCAATGGAGTTTAAGAATGTCGTGGCTTGATCTGCAACTCATGTACAAACAATTTCCTCCAGGATCGAGCGATCTTTCACAGTGGTTGGACACCGTTGCCAAAGCTGCAATCGATGTATTTCAATTGAATACTATGTCAAGTAAGCCAGACAAACGGTCtggttcgatatggttagttGCACCGCTTGTTTCAAAATTACCAAGCGCAGTGCAAGGTCGAGTCTTAAAAGTAGCGGGCCAGGTATTAGAATCCGGTAATTGGTCAAAAACAGCGACAGGTCGTGAGAGAAGTAGATCGAAATCGCCATCTTTGTTTAATCATCAACCGTTTCTCTCGTTAGTACTCACTTGCCTCAAAGGTCAGGACGATCAAAGAGAGGGCCTTCTGATGTCTCTGCATTCGCAGTTATCGCAGTTCTTGAACATTAGCAAAGAGGAGAAAAATTTTGTTACCGAAGATCCTAAGACGAGAGAGGTGTTACAAGATGCATTGCAATTGAGATTTAGTCTCGTCGGTGGAGTCTTTGATACCATACAAAGAAATACGACTGCTACCACAGACTGGGCTATCTTATTGGTTCAGCTGGTTAGCTATGGTGTTatagatttaaataataattctgGATTGTTTACTACTGTCATAGATATGTTAGCAACCCTAATACATTCTACTCTAGTTTCCGATTCGCAGTCCGAGaaggatgaaaataaaaaacattatcaaaacttaatgaaaaagTTGAAAAAGGAACTCGGCGATAGAAATTCTCCCAGTATTCGATATGTCAGACAATTGTTACCACTGCCAAAATTAACGATGGAAGTAATTACGTGTGAGCCAGTTGGATGTTTGACAGAcacaaaaggaaataaaatagctggTTTTGATAGTATTGATAAAAAACAA GGTTTACAAGTATGTGATTCCCAAAGGGTATCTGCATGGGAAGTATTAGAAGGTCATAAAAATCCAGCACCAATTTCTTGGGCCTGGTTTAGAGCAGTTCGATTGGAACGTAAACCTCTTACGTACCAAAATGCTCATAAGCTTTTACGATATCATACACATAGTCAAATTAGACCTCCTAGCCATTACTTGGAGCCACCACCATTACCTCCGGAAGATTTAGAACCAGATAAAAAGGAATCAGAACCTGGCAAAGCTGATACACCAATGAGTATCGATTCTCCTGGAAGAGTAACAGGTAGTGTTGGCAGTAGTGGAGTTGGTAATGCTATTACCAATGGCAAAGGGAAAGCTATGAAGACACGAAAGCATAGAAAGAATAGAGGAGCTGCTACACCTACTACACCTGTTTCACAACAAATCCAG CAACCACCAAATCAACTACAACAAATGTCATTTGGAAATCAGCAAATACCCGTTAGTCAACAACCTGGAATGTTTACTGGTCAACCGCCGCAACATCAACAACCTTGGTACACCAATCAGCAAACTCACGCACCAGCTCAGCCATATGGATATGGACAACAATTACCACCAACTCCAGTTGGACCAAGATATGACAGACCAGGCATGAACAATCAATCAAAACAGGCGCTTTCTCACATGTTACGTTTACGGTTACCATCCAATCAATTAATAAGCTCTCAGCAACAAGCAAATGCCGCACCTGTCGCTGGGCCAGGAGCGTTCCAAGGAATGCAGAGACAACAATTCATCAGACAACAATTGAGAGCTCAACATGGAGCTCCAAATATCAATCCACAACAAGGAATGTTTGCTtcgcaacagcagcaacaacaaccgCAACAACAAGGAATTTACACTGGAATGCAACAGg gAATGAATCAAAATTATGCAGGATATGGGGGTCAACAAATGATgccacaacaacaacaacagcagcagcaacaacagcaagcGCCTCAACAAgcgcagcaacaacaacagttgttacagcagcagcagcagcaacaaggTTTAATGAATCAACAACAGAACATGATGTTTTCTAATCAACAGCAAATGATGGGACCTCAAAGGGCGCAAGAGTATATACCACAACAACGTATGCAACCTGGAGCTACGAGGCCACCGTACCTTCAG GCTCCAAATGTTACAATGAATACAATGGGTCCAATGGGAGGTGGAGTTCAAAGTCAACCAGCACCACCATATCGGCAAACCAGTGGAAAACCTGGTACGGTTGGTGTAACGGGAGTAGGCACTACTAACGTCGGCTTACAACAAAATCAACAATTCCAACAG CAACAGGCGATAAACCAACAACGTATGAGACAACAAATGCTTGCGatgcagcaacaacaacaacaggcacagcagcaacagcaagcacagcaacaacaacaacaacaaggtAATGCCGGTGGACAGCAGCCAACTCCACAATTAGTAACGCATTTACAACGGCACTTGAGTCAACCACCGCAACACTATCAGCATCAACCGCCGCCTTATTAG